In a single window of the Acipenser ruthenus chromosome 20, fAciRut3.2 maternal haplotype, whole genome shotgun sequence genome:
- the LOC117425661 gene encoding nuclear envelope phosphatase-regulatory subunit 1 isoform X1, translated as MNSLEQAEGTQHDLKAFERRLTEYVSCLQPATGRWRMILIVVSVCTATGAWNWLIDPETQKVSFFTSLWNHPFFTISCITLIGLFFAGIHKRVVAPSIIAARCRTVLAEYNMSCDDTGKLILKPRPHVQ; from the exons ATCTCAAGGCCTTTGAAAGAAGACTCACGGAATACGTTTCCTGTTTACAACCTGCCACAGGTCGCTGGCGGA TGATTCTTATAGTGGTTTCTGTTTGCACGGCTACTGGAGCTTGGAACTGGTTAATAGATCCTGAGACACAGAAG GTATCCTTCTTCACATCTCTATGGAATCATCCATTTTTCACGATTAGCTGCATAACTCTGATAGGCTTGTTCTTCGCTGGAATACACAAGCGAGTCGTGGCACCATCAAT AATAGCAGCCCGGTGTCGGACGGTGCTAGCAGAGTACAATATGTCATGTGATGAT ACTGGAAAACTCATCTTGAAGCCCAGGCCGCATGTCCAATAG
- the LOC117425661 gene encoding nuclear envelope phosphatase-regulatory subunit 1 isoform X2 — MNSLEQAEDLKAFERRLTEYVSCLQPATGRWRMILIVVSVCTATGAWNWLIDPETQKVSFFTSLWNHPFFTISCITLIGLFFAGIHKRVVAPSIIAARCRTVLAEYNMSCDDTGKLILKPRPHVQ, encoded by the exons ATCTCAAGGCCTTTGAAAGAAGACTCACGGAATACGTTTCCTGTTTACAACCTGCCACAGGTCGCTGGCGGA TGATTCTTATAGTGGTTTCTGTTTGCACGGCTACTGGAGCTTGGAACTGGTTAATAGATCCTGAGACACAGAAG GTATCCTTCTTCACATCTCTATGGAATCATCCATTTTTCACGATTAGCTGCATAACTCTGATAGGCTTGTTCTTCGCTGGAATACACAAGCGAGTCGTGGCACCATCAAT AATAGCAGCCCGGTGTCGGACGGTGCTAGCAGAGTACAATATGTCATGTGATGAT ACTGGAAAACTCATCTTGAAGCCCAGGCCGCATGTCCAATAG